Genomic DNA from Gimesia aquarii:
AACAAGAAATCCGAGAGCAACCACAGCCAAAATGAATCTTGTCTGTCTGACAACCAGATTTCTCATAAGAAAACTCCTCAGTATTTTTTATTTAAAACTTTTGCAGAAAATGCGACTACCAATCAGCTCAGTGCTAGCTGCCACTTTAAGTAAGAATGTTAAATAATTGTAAACGAGGGGACAAACACATCACAAGCGAGAATCGAGAAATACAGAAAGATCGGAGTTTGCGCAAGTCATAAAAAAACTCTCTTCACCGCAATAATGAAGAGAGTTGAGTCACATGATTCAAACCAGTGATCAGACAGCAGGCTGACCGGTAAAATATTCTGGCTCTTTGCCTTCCTGCCATTTAATATTACAGCCAATGCTGGGTTTTTGGTCCGTAGTAACAGGGGCACCAGCGAGAACAGCATCGCAGGCCGCACGTAAATCTGCTCCGCTAATTGGTTTCTCATTTCCAGGGCGGCTATCATCAAACTGTCCTCGATAGACGAGTTTTTTCTCCTGATCGAACAGAAAGAAGTCAGGAGTACAAGCAGCTTTGTATGCTTTTGCGACTTCTTGAGTGGGATCATATAAATAGGCGAAGTGGTAGCCAGCTGCTGCGGCCTCTTCAACCATTTTTTCCGGGCTATCATCTGGATGCGTAGAAACATCATTGGAGCTGATACCCACAACTCCCAACCCCTTCGCCATGTATTCATCAGCAAATGAAGCCAATGCTTCTCGAAGATGAACGACAAAAGGGCAATGATTACACATAAAAATAACCAGTAAACCTTTGGAATCCTGATAATCGTTGAGGGACACAGTTTGCCCATCAACGTTTTTCAATGAAAACTCAGGGGCTTCAGTTCCTAATGGCAACATCGTCGAAGCAGTTTTTACCATCGATAGTTCTCCTTATTCAATCTACAAACAAAGCAGATGCAGATCTTTACTTTAAGTGTTTGAATTAAATTTTTCCAGTAACGGACTGACTACCAGCTTGGGGACGAAGTCGTTTAATTTTTCTTCAGCAACATCCCCGCCCAGTTGAGCGATCTGTTTGATCAAAGAACTGGAAATATGAGTATATTTTTCACTGGCCATCAAAAAGACGGTTTCAATTTCCGGTGCTAAAGTCCGGTTCGCCAGCGACATCGTAAATTCCGCTTCCACATCTGTCAGAGTCCGGAACCCTCTGAGCATCACCCCACCGCCGCATTCTTGTACAAAGTTGACAGCCAAACCCTGAAAATATTTGACTTCAACATTGGGTAAAGGCGCAAGAAGTTCGTTCAGCATCTGCTGGCGTTCTTCAGGTGAGAATAAGGGTTTCTTGCCTGGGTTGATTCCAATGCCTACAGTGACTTTTGTGTAAATCCGGGCACCGCGCTCAAGAATATCGAGATGCCCCAATGTGGGCGGATCAAAACTGCCAACATACACAGCATGATGTGGATCGAGCATGTTCGTCACAAAACGGCCTTTCTCTCATAATTCCTGCCAGATTCTGAATTTATTGTAACTGGATTCATGGTCGATCCAAACGGACAGAATCGAATTTCTTACACGAATCGAAAGATTTGAGAGAGATGCATACAGTCAATTGCAAATCTACCTTAATCGGAGTGTAATGGATCATTAAGAGTATCCTGACACTGGTGCTCTATTTAATTCAGACTACTCATTCCACCAAGTGAAATCCTATTTCAGGGGTATTATAAAATGTGTTTCTCTCCTTGTCGCTCAATCATTCACATCGCATCGTGGGGCATGATGCTGATATTGACTGCCAATTTCGCCCTGGCGGCCCCCAAAAAACTCGAAGAGATTTCCAAGCTCCTGAAAGAACCGAAAAATAAAAAAAATCAGAAACAGGTTCTCGACTTCTTTCAGAAACGCTACCAAAAGGAAAAAGATCTCACTAAGGGGACCCATCGCCACTTAATCGAAAGAACTAGTGACGGCGGTGGATTTGCCGGTTGGTTTTTGAAAGCAGATCCGAATGCTGAAGTGATTATCTATGCGGAAAATCACCGCCAATGGCCCATGATTGCTTTAGGCGATTCAGGCTATTTTGCCCGTGTGGAACGATTTCCGAATTTTTCTGCTGCCCATTACCGATATAGCGTTAACGGCCGCCGCTTACCTGCAGGAAGGTACAGTCGATTTGGATTTGAAAGTTATGAATGGAAACCCGAAAGCCTTCGCCAGCCTGGAGTTCCACAAGGCAAACTTATTCAAATGCCTCCTTTTAAAAGCACCAAACATTATCCGGGAACAGTCAGGGACTGGTGGGTGTATGTGCCTGCTCAGTATTCAAAATCAAACGCCCCTGCCAAATTGATGGTCTTCACAGATGGTCGCGGGTATTGCCACGGCGATGGGAACGCGACAATCGTACTCGACAACCTGATTCATGCCCAAAAAATTCCAGTATCTATTACAGTCTTCATTAATCCCGGAGTGATTCCTGCCAGTACGAAAGGGAAACCGGATGTCAGAAACCGCAGCAATGAATACGACACCTGCACTGGTCAATATGCCACCTTTTTAGACGAGGAAATGCTCCCTCTGATTCGCAAACAATATCATATTTCAGACAAACCGGAAGACCATGTGATTTGTGGTGCCTCATCAGGAGGTAGCTGCGCGTTCACAGCTGCCTGGCACCGGACCGATTTATTTCAGAAGGTCATTTCCTTTGTAGGTAGTTTTTGTGATTTCCGCCGAATTGAAGATTATCCCTCCCGAGAAAAGAACGTCATTCCTCTCAATCAATTTGGACCATGGAAAACAGCCCACGATTATCCTGGCCTCATTCGCAAGCAAGATCCCCCCAAACCCATCAAAGTATTTTTGCAAGACGGAGATAATGATCTAGATAATAAACTGGGAAACTGGTTTCTGAATAACGAACGGATGGCCGCCGCGCTGGCGTATAGTGGATATGACTACTGGTTTGTAACCGGGCATGGTATCCACAGTAGTAGACATGGCAAAGCTGTACTTCCTGATGCGCTGGTCTGGATCTGGAATTCAAAACAGAGCAAGTAATAGGATACTCGTTCACAAACTAGGTTTTTCTTGCGAAATGAAACATTCATTGTGATTTTTATTTGACGATCGCGGTGTTGGTCGATAAATTTACATTATTAAAAATAGAATGAGTAGATAGGAATTTCTTCTTTGAGCGACAGGAACCTCAATTAAGTGATTTGCTTCGTGATGGGAGTAAGAGTTTTAAAGCTCTCTCACTAAAAAATTAGAATAACATGAAATGGATTTGTGTTCTGCGTCGAGCGGAACGATGTTAGTCGTTTGTTGATCAAGAGTCTACAACTTCAGATTTACCCGCCTTGAATACTACGACGAGTCAGATTGCTAACGCTGGCTGGAACACAAGTGATTGTCTGTCGGTACATTTACCAATTTCAAGGAGGATCGCTTATGACTGTAGAGACCTATGCCCAAAAGGCAAAGAAACTTTCTCAAAAGATTGAAAACACAATTGCCACACGAACCGGAAGTCAGGTCCAGGCATTAAAAGTGGATATTTTTGGGGAAATCGTTGTACTTTCTGGACGCACAGACTCTTTTTACCATAAGCAATTGGCAACCCATGCTGCTTTAAGTGAAATTGACCAGTACGCACTTACGAATAACATTCGAGTCGAATCTTAATTTGAATCACTCTTCCTGTACGAAGCAGGAATCTCGAAAGCAAAAACTTATTATTTAATTCATAGCCAGCGATTTGATCATGATGATCTCATCGGGCTGGCTTAAAAAAACAGAAACCGCACGAGATGCTCGTTCAGAATCCTGGATAAGGTTACGAAGCGTTATTCTGTTTGATCTGGTACATGATCAGACAGATTTGTTTCTGCCTGTTTTTGTTTGCCAAATTGAAATTTCTTTTCTTCACCCCGCATGATCCGCCCCAGATTGCTCCAGTGACGTACGATAATTAATACCGGAACGGCAATACTGAATGCAGCGAGACTCCATTTTTCTGATGAAAACGCAAGTGATCCCAGTTGAACGAATTGAGCAATTCCAAATGCGGTCGCAGCAATCAGTGAACTCAGAGCGACAATCCGCGAAATCAGAAAAGTCAAAATAAAAGCGGCCACAGCAATCAACGTAGACCAGGGCCCCAACACCAAGATCACCCCCAAACTGGTAGCCACTCCTTTTCCACCTCGAAAACCGAGCCAGACTGGAAACATATGACCGAGAATTGTGGCGACTCCGCTTAAGACACGTACGTGGTCAAAGTCGGAGGAATCTGTTGCCACAAAGAGTGATGGAATGAATAAAACGGGCAATAACCCCTTTAATGCATCCAACACGAGAACCAAAATTCCCCATTTGGCTCCCAGAGTCCGCGCCACATTTGTGGCACCGATATTGCCGCTACCCACTTTGCGAATATCCGTGTCTGTTACTAATTTCGCTACTAACAGACCGAAGGGTATGGAACCTGCCAGATAAGAGGTGAAAGCAATAAAAATCCAAAAATAGTCTGTAAACATCGCTTAGAGAATTTCGTATAATCTAATGTAAGCCATTCCAGTTGAGAAAACGACTTCGATGATACTCGACTGTGGCTGAAAAACACAGTAATCAGCTAAGATAGCAATGAAAGATTCAGTAGACTGAATCAATACAATGCATCACCGATTCTGAAACTCTATTTCTGCAAAGTTAGAATGTTTCGACTGACTGATGACCCTCACCATAGAGATGGGTTATCTTGATCTCTGAGGGCACAATGCCCTCTTTTTATCTCTGTTTTATGTTTTGCTTTAGCGATGACAGAAAAAAAACTTCCCGTTCTCCCAACGACTCAACCACAACATCCTGACATGGAAGAAGGGCTTTATCCTGCGCGCTGGTGGCATCAGACAGGTGAGAAAATTCTCTGTGATTTATGCCCCCGTGCTTGTTCGTTAGCGGAAGGCGATCGAGGCTTTTGTTTCGTCCGCCAGAATGTTGGTGGCCAGATGGCTTTGACCACCTATGGTCGTAGTACCGGGTTCTGTGTCGACCCGATCGAAAAAAAACCGCTGAATCATTTTTATCCTGGTTCAAGTGTACTTTCCTTTGGGACAGCTGGTTGCAATCTGGGTTGTAAGTTCTGCCAGAACTGGGACATTTCCAAATCGCGTGAAATCGAACGCCTGAGTGCCCGCGCTCTGCCAGAAGAAATTGCTGAGGTGGCGTCAGAATTGGGATGCCAGAGTGTCGCCTTCACGTATAACGACCCCATCATTTGGGCTGAATATGCAATTGAGACTTCCAAAGCCTGTCATGCTAAAGGTATCAAAACCGTTGCCGTGACAGCCGGCTATATCACGGAAACAGCCCGCGCGGATTTTTTTGAACATATTGATGCCGCCAACATCGATTTGAAAGCATTCACAGAAGAGTTTTACTATCGTATCACACTTTCTCATCTTCAACCGGTATTGGATACATTGCGCTGGCTTAAACAGGAAACTGATGTCTGGTTCGAAATCACCAATCTGGTCATTCCCCAGGCCAACGATGGTGACAACGAATTTCAACAGATGTGTGACTGGATTCTCAAGGAAATTGGCGATGACGTTCCCCTTCACTTTTCAGCCTTTCATCCCGATTTCCGCATGCTCGACCGAGGAGCGACTCCTCCTGAAACGCTGGTCCGCGCCAGAGAGATCGCGCTGAAAGCAGGCCTCAAATATGTCTATACCGGAAATGTGAATGATGTCACACGACAGAGTACCTATTGTCCAAACTGCCAACAAACTTTAATCGAACGCAACTGGTACCAGTTAGGAAAATATGCCATTAATCAAGGGTGTTGTGGTTATTGTGGTACTCAGATTGCCGGTCACTTTGACGACCAACCAGGGACCTGGGGACAAAAGCGGCTGCCCGTTAACATCCAAGAGGTTTTGAAAAAGAATTCCCACACTCACTCTCAAAAAGTGAATCTTCAGAAAGGTTCTTCTACGATGTCGGCTCCTAGATCGTCCCAGAATATTGAACTCACACCTGAGCACGAGCAGAAACTACTACAGAAAGCAACTTCCATTGTGGTGAGTACTGCCACGAACGGCAGGTCCGAAGAGATCTCCCTGGGTGAATTAGAACAGACAGTTGTCAACGGCGCCTTTGTGAGTTTAAAGCGACAAGGACAACTGCGTTCCTGTTGTGGAAATTTTGGACAACCAACGCCACTGGGACAGGCGTTGCAACAAGCGGCAGAACGCGCCGCCAAGGATGACCCCCGTTTTCCTCCGATTTCCGCGACTGAATTATCTCAACTTGATGTGGAAGTCTGGCTGTTATCCGAACTGGAAGAAGTGCAGGAACAAGGGTCAGACCGTATCGATGCGGTCACTGTTGGTCTGCATGGCTTGCAGATTCATGCGCAGGGACGCAGTGGTTTATTATTGCCTGGTGTTCCCATCGACCATGGATGGGAAGCTGAAGAATTTCTGAGTCAGACCTGTATTAAAGCAGGTCTCCCCCCTACCTCATGGAAAGAACAGGGAACCAGATTATTTCGGTATCAGGGAGTATCCTGCTCTGCAAAGTTAGCAGAAATTGCTTCAGAACCAGTCGAAACGACGACACAACAAATTCTAGGCCCTCGCGAATTTGCTCAATATCTTCAATACGTACAATCGACAATCGAAGCCTTGATGAAGGGCCAGGTCCCCTCCTACTACTGTGCCGCCGTTTCCGATGCGAATATTCAAGGAGTTGCACTGTTGATTACAAGAACAGATTCTGAAGAGGAACTCGTTTTATCGAAATGGACCCTAAAACAATCGTTTCCGATGCAATCAACGGTCTTCTCGCTCTGTCAACAGCTGGCCCAAATTGTGGCACAACAAAATCTGCGTGTGGGTGAATTTCAGGTCAAACTGGTTCTAGGCACAGATCCAGCAATGCATGGAAATATTGAAAAGGTGGATCTCTCGAATTTTGATTCAAAGAATCGTAGTCTGTTGCTGATACAAGGGCAGAAAACGGGCTGGTTCTTCGAACGCGAATTGGAAGCATTACTCACAGTAGCACAAGCACAGCAGGCGATGGGATTGATTCAACCAGAATCTGCTCAGGTCTTTAGCCTCGCGGTACAGACGGCTGCAACTCGTTTTCAAATCGTCAATCAGCCACGTGCAGAATTGGGTCCGGAGGTCAGGCCGCCCGGCGTCGCCGGTGCATTTTATCCAGCGGACCCTGGTACTGTCGAAGCGCAACTGGATGACTTGTTCGATGAAGCAGAATCGCCAGAACGTTGGGCGGCAGCAATGGTTCCGCACGCGGGTTGGATGTATTCCGGAAAAATCGCCGCCGATGTATTAAAACGAATTCAATTACCATCCACAATTATTGTAATTGGTCCGAAACATACCCGTGCAGGAGTCGAATGGGCGGTCGCCCCTCATCAGGTATGGGAATTGCCGAATGGAAATCTGAAATCAGACGCCGATCTGGCTAAAAAGCTGGTTGAAAAGATTCCCGGTCTGGAACTGGATGCAGCCGCTCATCAAAAAGAACACGCGATTGAGGTTGAATTACCGCTGATTAAACGACTGGCCCCCGACGCTCATGTTGTGGGAATCGCCATCGGTAGTGGTAACTTGAAACGCTGCGAACAATTTGCTGAGGGTTTAGCTGATGTCATTCAGGAATTAGAGGAACCACCTCTCTTATTGATTTCCAGCGATATGAACCACTTTGCAACGGATTCAGAAAACCGCAGATTAGATGAACTGGCCTTAGAGAAGATGGTCGCTCTCGATCCTGATGGACTACTCAAAATAGTGAATGAGCAACATATTTCTATGTGTGGAGTCCTGCCTGCGATGATCGTGATGAAAACATTGCAAAAAATGGGCAATTTAAACCAGATAGAGCAAGTTGGATATGCTACATCTGGCGATATTACAGGAGATCGATCCCGTGTCGTAGGTTATGCAGGCCTTTTGATAAACTAATTGACGACATTGTTGAACGTCAGATTCATTTCGTGGGATTCATGAAAATTGATGATGACCAATTCCTATGTTTTCTACTAAAATCCCGACTCTGTCAGTTTTTAGTTATTTAAAGTATGCGTGCCAGCGGAATCGGAGCCTTGTGATATGTCTATTGGTCGAATCTCATTTTTAACAGTCTTCGCACTTCTTATTTCAATTTCCGACTCGTTGTCGGCAGCAGATGCTCCCTCTGTGGAATTGGCGTTAACATTCAAGCCGATTCAGAAAGACGTCGAAATTGAAATCCCGGCAAAGTCGGATTATAGCCGTTGTAAGGTCGAAGTGGAGCAAGGCAAAAAGAGTTCGGGATGGGTCGTTTATGGTCCGAACGGGCAGATACTAAGACGTTTTGTTGATACAAACGGCGACAATGTTGTCGATCAATGGCGATATTATAATCGCGGCCTGGAAGTATACCGCGATATCGATTCGAACT
This window encodes:
- a CDS encoding thioredoxin family protein; this encodes MVKTASTMLPLGTEAPEFSLKNVDGQTVSLNDYQDSKGLLVIFMCNHCPFVVHLREALASFADEYMAKGLGVVGISSNDVSTHPDDSPEKMVEEAAAAGYHFAYLYDPTQEVAKAYKAACTPDFFLFDQEKKLVYRGQFDDSRPGNEKPISGADLRAACDAVLAGAPVTTDQKPSIGCNIKWQEGKEPEYFTGQPAV
- the coaD gene encoding pantetheine-phosphate adenylyltransferase; protein product: MLDPHHAVYVGSFDPPTLGHLDILERGARIYTKVTVGIGINPGKKPLFSPEERQQMLNELLAPLPNVEVKYFQGLAVNFVQECGGGVMLRGFRTLTDVEAEFTMSLANRTLAPEIETVFLMASEKYTHISSSLIKQIAQLGGDVAEEKLNDFVPKLVVSPLLEKFNSNT
- a CDS encoding alpha/beta hydrolase; this translates as MCFSPCRSIIHIASWGMMLILTANFALAAPKKLEEISKLLKEPKNKKNQKQVLDFFQKRYQKEKDLTKGTHRHLIERTSDGGGFAGWFLKADPNAEVIIYAENHRQWPMIALGDSGYFARVERFPNFSAAHYRYSVNGRRLPAGRYSRFGFESYEWKPESLRQPGVPQGKLIQMPPFKSTKHYPGTVRDWWVYVPAQYSKSNAPAKLMVFTDGRGYCHGDGNATIVLDNLIHAQKIPVSITVFINPGVIPASTKGKPDVRNRSNEYDTCTGQYATFLDEEMLPLIRKQYHISDKPEDHVICGASSGGSCAFTAAWHRTDLFQKVISFVGSFCDFRRIEDYPSREKNVIPLNQFGPWKTAHDYPGLIRKQDPPKPIKVFLQDGDNDLDNKLGNWFLNNERMAAALAYSGYDYWFVTGHGIHSSRHGKAVLPDALVWIWNSKQSK
- a CDS encoding BON domain-containing protein, whose translation is MTVETYAQKAKKLSQKIENTIATRTGSQVQALKVDIFGEIVVLSGRTDSFYHKQLATHAALSEIDQYALTNNIRVES
- the plsY gene encoding glycerol-3-phosphate 1-O-acyltransferase PlsY; translated protein: MFTDYFWIFIAFTSYLAGSIPFGLLVAKLVTDTDIRKVGSGNIGATNVARTLGAKWGILVLVLDALKGLLPVLFIPSLFVATDSSDFDHVRVLSGVATILGHMFPVWLGFRGGKGVATSLGVILVLGPWSTLIAVAAFILTFLISRIVALSSLIAATAFGIAQFVQLGSLAFSSEKWSLAAFSIAVPVLIIVRHWSNLGRIMRGEEKKFQFGKQKQAETNLSDHVPDQTE
- the amrB gene encoding AmmeMemoRadiSam system protein B; protein product: MSAPRSSQNIELTPEHEQKLLQKATSIVVSTATNGRSEEISLGELEQTVVNGAFVSLKRQGQLRSCCGNFGQPTPLGQALQQAAERAAKDDPRFPPISATELSQLDVEVWLLSELEEVQEQGSDRIDAVTVGLHGLQIHAQGRSGLLLPGVPIDHGWEAEEFLSQTCIKAGLPPTSWKEQGTRLFRYQGVSCSAKLAEIASEPVETTTQQILGPREFAQYLQYVQSTIEALMKGQVPSYYCAAVSDANIQGVALLITRTDSEEELVLSKWTLKQSFPMQSTVFSLCQQLAQIVAQQNLRVGEFQVKLVLGTDPAMHGNIEKVDLSNFDSKNRSLLLIQGQKTGWFFERELEALLTVAQAQQAMGLIQPESAQVFSLAVQTAATRFQIVNQPRAELGPEVRPPGVAGAFYPADPGTVEAQLDDLFDEAESPERWAAAMVPHAGWMYSGKIAADVLKRIQLPSTIIVIGPKHTRAGVEWAVAPHQVWELPNGNLKSDADLAKKLVEKIPGLELDAAAHQKEHAIEVELPLIKRLAPDAHVVGIAIGSGNLKRCEQFAEGLADVIQELEEPPLLLISSDMNHFATDSENRRLDELALEKMVALDPDGLLKIVNEQHISMCGVLPAMIVMKTLQKMGNLNQIEQVGYATSGDITGDRSRVVGYAGLLIN